The following proteins come from a genomic window of Spongiibacter tropicus DSM 19543:
- a CDS encoding winged helix-turn-helix transcriptional regulator, with protein MQAAQQLLSNPVARGLNILGDRWTILILRETFLGQHRFDEFRRRTGASRGSLSSRLETLVANGILYKNPYQTSPLRYEYRLTGKGLALYPWALLIWQWETEWADANDAELPTQLWHAFGEGHQLRPLAVCRHCGEPLHYDDVERVVNASPQGAPTGSLTEIGSQRRTRGSGDQMLGHITDIIGDRWTLLLMAMAFVGLSRYDDFRQQLGVATNILADRLKLLVDTGIFSREEYRSNPPRYEYHLTEKGKALYPLTMALRQWVLEWLPKVKHPLTLVHRPCGNELATDVICSGCHTVPRTDEVRFR; from the coding sequence ATGCAAGCTGCCCAACAATTACTGTCTAACCCTGTTGCCCGAGGATTAAATATTCTCGGGGATCGCTGGACTATCCTGATCCTTAGGGAGACCTTCCTGGGGCAGCATCGCTTCGATGAATTTCGCCGACGGACCGGGGCGTCGCGCGGCAGCTTGAGCAGCCGCCTGGAGACTCTGGTCGCCAATGGCATTCTTTATAAAAACCCCTATCAGACATCGCCGCTGCGCTATGAATATCGCCTGACGGGGAAAGGCTTGGCGCTTTATCCCTGGGCGCTGCTGATCTGGCAATGGGAAACCGAATGGGCCGACGCAAACGATGCGGAGCTGCCCACGCAGCTCTGGCACGCGTTTGGTGAGGGCCATCAATTGCGGCCATTGGCCGTGTGCCGGCATTGTGGCGAGCCTCTGCACTACGATGATGTCGAGCGGGTCGTGAATGCCTCGCCGCAGGGGGCGCCAACTGGCAGTCTCACGGAAATTGGCAGTCAGCGTCGAACCCGTGGCAGTGGCGATCAAATGCTCGGACATATCACTGATATTATCGGTGACCGCTGGACGTTGTTGTTAATGGCGATGGCGTTTGTTGGTTTGAGCCGCTACGACGATTTCCGCCAACAGCTCGGTGTGGCGACGAATATCCTCGCCGACCGGCTTAAGTTGCTGGTTGATACTGGCATCTTCTCCCGTGAGGAGTACCGCAGTAATCCGCCGCGCTATGAGTATCACCTCACTGAAAAAGGCAAAGCTCTTTACCCGCTGACCATGGCGCTGCGTCAGTGGGTGCTCGAGTGGCTGCCAAAGGTCAAACACCCTCTTACTCTGGTTCATCGTCCCTGCGGCAATGAGCTGGCGACCGATGTGATTTGCAGTGGCTGCCATACTGTGCCCAGGACCGACGAAGTTCGTTTCCGATAA